One segment of Streptomyces sp. YIM 121038 DNA contains the following:
- a CDS encoding NADH:flavin oxidoreductase/NADH oxidase: protein MSALFEPYTLRNLTIPNRVWMAPMCQYSAEATGPDAGVATDWHLAHYAARATGGTGLILTEATAVSAEGRISPWDLGIWNDTQVAALRRITDFVRGQGSVPGIQLAHAGRKASTDATWRGGAPLAPDAGGWQPLGPSAVAFAEGHPVPTELTAAGIRRVVGEFADAARRALDAGFDVAEIHGAHGYLIGEFLSPHSNRRTDSYGGDFAGRTRFALEVVDAVRAVWPEDKPLFFRISATDWLAEGEPGWTADDTVRLAPLLKEHGVDLLDVSTGGNAAGVRIPAGPNYQVPFATRVKTETELPVAAVGLITEAAQAEKVLANGEADAVLLGRELLRDPSFARRAARELGADVHVPNQYLRSV from the coding sequence GTGAGCGCGCTGTTCGAGCCCTACACCCTGCGGAACCTGACCATCCCCAACCGCGTCTGGATGGCGCCGATGTGCCAGTACTCCGCCGAGGCCACCGGGCCCGACGCGGGGGTCGCCACGGACTGGCACCTGGCCCACTACGCGGCGCGGGCCACGGGCGGCACCGGCCTGATCCTCACCGAGGCCACCGCCGTCAGCGCCGAGGGCCGCATCAGCCCCTGGGACCTCGGCATCTGGAACGACACCCAGGTCGCGGCGCTGCGCAGGATCACCGACTTCGTCAGGGGCCAGGGCTCGGTGCCCGGCATCCAGCTCGCGCACGCGGGCCGCAAGGCCTCCACGGACGCCACCTGGCGCGGCGGCGCGCCGCTCGCCCCGGACGCGGGCGGCTGGCAGCCGCTGGGCCCGAGCGCGGTGGCCTTCGCCGAGGGCCACCCCGTTCCCACCGAGCTGACGGCGGCCGGCATCCGGCGGGTCGTCGGCGAGTTCGCGGACGCGGCGCGGCGCGCCCTGGACGCGGGCTTCGACGTCGCCGAGATCCACGGCGCCCACGGCTATCTGATCGGCGAGTTCCTGTCCCCGCACAGCAACCGGCGCACCGACTCCTACGGCGGCGACTTCGCGGGCCGCACCCGCTTCGCCCTGGAGGTCGTCGACGCCGTGCGCGCGGTGTGGCCCGAGGACAAGCCGCTGTTCTTCCGCATCTCGGCCACGGACTGGCTGGCGGAGGGCGAGCCGGGCTGGACCGCCGACGACACCGTCCGGCTCGCGCCGCTGCTCAAGGAGCACGGCGTGGACCTCCTCGACGTCTCCACCGGCGGCAACGCCGCGGGCGTGCGCATCCCCGCCGGGCCCAACTACCAGGTCCCCTTCGCCACCCGGGTGAAGACGGAGACGGAGCTGCCCGTAGCGGCCGTCGGTCTGATCACCGAGGCCGCGCAGGCCGAGAAGGTCCTCGCCAACGGCGAGGCCGACGCGGTCCTGCTGGGCCGGGAGCTGCTGCGCGACCCGTCGTTCGCCCGCCGGGCCGCCCGGGAGCTGGGCGCCGACGTGCACGTGCCGAACCAGTACCTGCGTTCCGTCTGA
- a CDS encoding helix-turn-helix transcriptional regulator, which produces MTTATPSSRVLAHPARDEIRLEGVLHALSDPLRLLVVCELAGDDAGLTCSDFALPVTKSTSTHHFRVLREAGVIQQIYRGTAKLNALRRADLDALFPGLLDSVLAAAARQADRLADEV; this is translated from the coding sequence ATGACGACCGCCACCCCGAGCTCGCGCGTGCTCGCGCACCCGGCGCGTGACGAGATCCGCCTCGAAGGCGTGCTGCACGCCCTCTCCGACCCGCTGCGCCTGCTGGTCGTGTGCGAACTGGCCGGGGACGACGCCGGTCTCACCTGCTCGGACTTCGCGCTGCCGGTCACCAAGTCGACCAGCACGCACCACTTCCGCGTGCTGCGCGAGGCGGGCGTGATCCAGCAGATCTACCGCGGCACCGCCAAGCTCAACGCCCTGCGCCGCGCCGATCTGGACGCCCTGTTCCCCGGCCTGCTGGACAGCGTCCTGGCCGCGGCGGCCCGCCAGGCGGACCGACTGGCGGACGAGGTCTGA
- a CDS encoding FAD-dependent oxidoreductase, whose product MLKQDRHQGVPGTPRGRSSAVHVAVVGSGPSGVYTAQSLVQQDRVPGVRVDVLDRLPCPYGLVRYGVAPDHEKIKSLQKTLRTILEHERVRFLGGVEIGPGALPPARLLDCYHAVVYCVGAATDRRLGVPGEDLPGSHSATEFVSWYSAHPDVAVNGSGPQDRFVRDVDAAVVIGVGNVAVDVARMLARGVAELAPTDMPHEALGVLAASRVREVHMVGRRGPSQARFTTKELRELGSLPDTEVLVDPEELALDPAYADPSDLPAANRRNVEVLRGWAERPERGLARRIRLRFFLRPVALTEAAGRVGGVRFERTLPDGHGGVTGSGTHEEIGAQLVLRSVGYRGVPIEGLPFDGAGGTVPHTAGRVLREGAVSPGEYVAGWIKRGPTGVIGTNRPCAKETALSLLDDAPALARRAVPDEPLAALRAAGADPVEWPGWLAIERAEAQRGRLLGRAGPVKIPDWAGLREAAARGGEHPQPRP is encoded by the coding sequence ATGCTGAAGCAGGACAGGCATCAGGGCGTCCCGGGGACACCTCGCGGAAGGAGCTCCGCCGTGCACGTCGCCGTCGTGGGATCGGGTCCGAGTGGGGTCTACACCGCGCAGAGCCTGGTCCAGCAGGACCGGGTGCCTGGCGTACGGGTCGACGTGCTCGACCGGCTCCCGTGCCCGTACGGCCTGGTGCGCTACGGCGTGGCGCCCGACCACGAGAAGATCAAGTCCCTGCAGAAGACGCTGCGCACGATCCTGGAGCACGAGCGCGTGCGGTTCCTCGGCGGCGTGGAGATCGGCCCCGGCGCGCTGCCCCCGGCCCGGCTCCTCGACTGCTACCACGCGGTGGTGTACTGCGTGGGCGCCGCCACCGACCGCAGGCTCGGGGTGCCGGGCGAGGACCTGCCGGGCAGCCACTCGGCGACGGAGTTCGTGTCCTGGTACAGCGCCCACCCGGACGTGGCGGTGAACGGCTCGGGGCCGCAGGACCGCTTCGTGCGGGACGTGGACGCGGCCGTCGTCATCGGCGTCGGGAACGTCGCGGTGGACGTGGCGCGGATGCTGGCGCGCGGCGTCGCGGAGCTCGCGCCCACCGACATGCCGCACGAGGCGCTCGGCGTCCTCGCCGCCAGCCGGGTGCGCGAGGTCCACATGGTGGGGCGGCGCGGCCCTTCGCAGGCGCGCTTCACCACGAAGGAGCTGCGGGAGCTGGGCTCGCTCCCGGACACCGAGGTGCTCGTGGACCCCGAGGAGCTGGCCCTCGACCCCGCCTACGCCGACCCTTCGGACCTGCCCGCGGCGAACCGCCGCAACGTGGAGGTCCTGCGCGGCTGGGCCGAGCGGCCCGAGCGCGGGCTCGCGCGCCGGATCCGGCTGCGGTTCTTCCTGCGGCCGGTGGCGCTGACCGAGGCGGCGGGCCGGGTGGGCGGCGTGCGGTTCGAGCGGACGCTGCCGGACGGGCACGGCGGCGTGACCGGCTCCGGCACGCACGAGGAGATCGGGGCGCAGCTCGTGCTGCGGTCGGTGGGCTACCGCGGGGTGCCGATCGAGGGGCTGCCGTTCGACGGGGCGGGCGGCACGGTGCCGCACACGGCGGGCCGGGTGCTGCGCGAGGGCGCGGTGTCGCCGGGCGAGTACGTCGCGGGCTGGATCAAGCGCGGGCCCACGGGCGTGATCGGCACGAACCGGCCGTGCGCGAAGGAGACGGCGCTCTCCCTGCTCGACGACGCGCCCGCCCTGGCGCGCCGGGCGGTGCCGGACGAGCCGCTCGCCGCGCTGCGGGCGGCGGGCGCCGATCCCGTGGAGTGGCCCGGGTGGCTCGCGATCGAGCGGGCCGAGGCGCAGCGGGGGCGGCTGCTCGGGCGCGCCGGGCCGGTGAAGATCCCGGACTGGGCGGGCCTTCGCGAGGCGGCGGCCCGCGGCGGCGAACACCCGCAGCCGCGGCCCTGA
- a CDS encoding DUF6214 family protein: MLESSFFDESDHYPRTAEGPGWSGADPLEEWPPAPQEPLDPAAYDEAPRWAADPSAATLQLFTSADGHLDVRRPGGGPASLLHVRLDLDGAHVDVLAAVCEGRVAIEDLRAEPPLPLPELVALADRIEGPLADVCRGVTQQYGPADTSCRGALGGEAAAAARPARPSGQRGDTVRQTAVEAYRTARDEGRDPVLAVMCATGHSRRKSLRLIAGARDAGHLSPRHRRR, encoded by the coding sequence GTGCTGGAAAGCTCATTTTTCGACGAGAGTGATCATTACCCACGGACGGCCGAAGGGCCGGGGTGGTCCGGCGCGGATCCGCTGGAGGAGTGGCCCCCGGCCCCGCAGGAGCCGCTGGACCCCGCGGCGTACGACGAGGCGCCGCGCTGGGCGGCGGACCCCTCGGCCGCCACGCTCCAGCTGTTCACGAGCGCGGACGGCCACCTGGACGTCCGCAGGCCGGGCGGCGGGCCCGCGTCCCTGCTGCACGTGCGCCTCGACCTCGACGGCGCCCACGTCGACGTGCTCGCCGCCGTCTGCGAGGGCCGCGTCGCCATCGAGGACCTGCGGGCGGAGCCCCCGCTGCCGCTGCCCGAGCTCGTCGCCCTCGCCGACCGCATCGAGGGCCCGCTGGCGGACGTCTGCCGGGGCGTCACCCAGCAGTACGGTCCGGCCGACACCTCCTGTCGCGGCGCCCTCGGGGGCGAGGCGGCGGCTGCCGCGCGCCCGGCCCGGCCCTCCGGGCAGCGCGGCGACACCGTCCGCCAGACCGCCGTCGAGGCGTACCGCACGGCGCGTGACGAGGGCCGTGACCCGGTGCTCGCGGTGATGTGCGCGACGGGGCACAGCCGCCGCAAGTCCCTGCGCCTCATCGCGGGGGCGCGTGACGCGGGCCATCTGTCGCCCCGGCACCGCCGCCGCTAG
- a CDS encoding DUF305 domain-containing protein, which produces MPHRRTPAARTSVVRASAVTALVAAAALALGACDSASDADAKAKSGSSTGPSVIAPGKPGEKAATLSAEEAAKQRTDDDSPNSADFDYVEKMIPHHAQALEMTRLVPKRAKSTRVKRLADRITAAQKPEIGAMERWLKSQGKKARKRGHGAHHDHAGMPGMATPAQLEQLRAARGEAFDELFLKLMITHHSGAVTMATDALSEGNNLLVEEMANDVVAQQTAEINRMRGMS; this is translated from the coding sequence GTGCCCCACCGCCGTACGCCCGCCGCCCGTACGTCCGTTGTCCGCGCCTCCGCCGTGACCGCGCTCGTCGCGGCCGCCGCCCTCGCGCTCGGCGCCTGCGACTCCGCGTCGGACGCGGACGCGAAGGCCAAGTCCGGCTCCTCGACCGGCCCTTCGGTGATCGCTCCGGGCAAGCCCGGGGAGAAGGCGGCGACGCTCTCGGCCGAGGAGGCCGCGAAGCAGAGAACCGACGACGACAGCCCGAACTCGGCGGACTTCGACTACGTCGAGAAGATGATCCCGCACCACGCCCAGGCCCTGGAGATGACCCGGCTCGTGCCGAAGCGGGCGAAGTCGACGCGGGTGAAGCGGCTCGCCGACCGCATCACGGCCGCCCAGAAGCCGGAGATCGGCGCCATGGAGCGGTGGCTGAAGAGCCAGGGCAAGAAGGCTCGGAAGCGCGGGCACGGCGCGCACCACGACCACGCGGGGATGCCGGGGATGGCCACGCCCGCACAGCTCGAGCAGTTGCGGGCGGCCAGGGGCGAGGCCTTCGACGAGCTGTTCCTGAAGCTGATGATCACGCATCACTCGGGGGCCGTCACCATGGCCACGGACGCGCTCTCGGAGGGCAACAACCTCCTGGTCGAGGAGATGGCCAACGACGTCGTGGCGCAGCAGACGGCCGAGATCAACCGGATGCGCGGGATGAGCTGA
- a CDS encoding TetR/AcrR family transcriptional regulator: MSPRSPSVNEELRRRSRERLLQATVDLVGERGYEATTLADIADRAGSARGLVSYYFPGKRQLLQSAVHRLMHLTLQEGLEREPRTEDGDELLARAVDAILGLARDRPVLMRTHMAGILQADGFVQCPEQQRLAFLLRDTMVRHGSPDVETDYPMLRALLMGAVFALLIPGAPMPYERLRAELFQRYGLDWKLGVPPGDEPPDGTF; encoded by the coding sequence ATGTCCCCGCGTAGCCCATCGGTCAATGAAGAGTTGCGACGGCGTTCCCGCGAGCGGCTTCTGCAAGCCACGGTGGACCTGGTGGGCGAGCGCGGCTACGAGGCGACGACGCTCGCGGACATCGCCGACCGCGCCGGCTCCGCACGCGGCCTCGTGTCGTACTACTTCCCGGGAAAGCGCCAGCTCCTGCAGTCGGCCGTGCACCGTCTGATGCACCTCACCCTCCAGGAGGGCCTGGAGCGCGAGCCGCGCACCGAGGACGGGGACGAGCTCCTGGCCCGCGCCGTCGACGCGATCCTCGGCCTCGCCCGGGACCGGCCGGTCCTGATGCGCACGCACATGGCGGGGATCCTCCAGGCCGACGGGTTCGTGCAGTGCCCCGAGCAGCAGCGGCTGGCGTTCCTGCTGCGCGACACCATGGTCCGGCACGGCTCGCCGGACGTGGAGACGGACTACCCGATGCTGCGCGCCCTGCTGATGGGCGCGGTGTTCGCGCTGCTCATCCCGGGCGCGCCGATGCCCTACGAGCGGCTGCGCGCGGAGCTGTTCCAGCGCTACGGACTCGACTGGAAGCTCGGCGTCCCGCCGGGCGACGAACCGCCCGACGGGACGTTCTAG
- a CDS encoding DUF2630 family protein: MDQQQILARITEMVDAEKTLRESLASGAIDEATERARLGDLERELDQCWDLLRRRRAKEEFGGDPDAVRARPVAQVENYES, encoded by the coding sequence ATGGACCAACAGCAGATTCTGGCGCGGATCACGGAGATGGTCGACGCCGAGAAGACCCTCCGCGAATCGCTGGCTTCCGGAGCGATCGACGAGGCCACGGAGCGGGCCCGCCTGGGCGATCTGGAGCGGGAGCTCGACCAGTGCTGGGACCTGCTGCGCAGACGGCGGGCCAAGGAGGAGTTCGGCGGCGACCCGGACGCGGTCCGGGCGCGCCCCGTCGCGCAGGTCGAGAACTACGAGTCGTAG
- a CDS encoding HAD family hydrolase, which yields MAIKGVLFDFSGTLFRVESTASWLRAALTARGLALPPDEEARLAAALDRAGALPGGAPTPKAPGHLAGLVARRDESAELHRAAYTGLARTVPLPDPGLYDALYDRHMAPEAWQAYPDALDVLRGLRARGVRVGVVSNIGWDPRPVFRTHGLDPYVDAYVLSYEHGVQKPDPRLFAHGCDALAVAPADTLMVGDDRRADGGAAALGCAVHFVAHLPVLQRPDALRTVLTLVGGAG from the coding sequence ATGGCGATCAAGGGCGTGCTGTTCGACTTCTCCGGGACGCTGTTCCGCGTCGAGTCCACCGCGTCCTGGCTGCGGGCCGCGCTCACCGCGCGCGGGCTCGCCCTGCCGCCGGACGAGGAGGCGCGGCTCGCGGCGGCGCTCGACCGCGCGGGCGCGCTGCCCGGCGGCGCGCCGACCCCGAAGGCGCCCGGGCACCTCGCCGGCCTGGTCGCGCGCCGCGACGAGAGCGCGGAGCTGCACCGCGCCGCGTACACCGGCCTCGCCCGGACCGTGCCGCTGCCCGATCCGGGCCTGTACGACGCCCTCTACGACCGGCACATGGCGCCGGAGGCCTGGCAGGCCTACCCCGACGCCCTCGACGTCCTGCGCGGCCTGCGGGCGCGCGGGGTGCGCGTCGGGGTCGTGAGCAACATCGGCTGGGATCCGCGCCCCGTCTTCCGCACGCACGGCCTCGACCCGTACGTGGACGCGTACGTGCTGTCGTACGAGCACGGCGTCCAGAAGCCCGACCCGCGCCTCTTCGCGCACGGCTGCGACGCGCTGGCCGTCGCCCCCGCGGACACGCTGATGGTCGGCGACGACCGCCGTGCGGACGGCGGCGCGGCCGCCCTCGGCTGCGCCGTGCACTTCGTGGCCCATCTGCCGGTGCTCCAGCGCCCCGACGCGCTGCGCACGGTCCTGACCCTGGTGGGCGGCGCGGGCTGA
- a CDS encoding phosphatase PAP2 family protein: MDSAPPPPPPPSRAARVAALLALPSLLLLVLVSAEWQPLLTLDGDIARTTHRWAVAHRDLTHAARVLTDWVWDPWTMRALCTAVVLWLAAQRAWWLALWLAATCLVGTLLQQAMKAAVGRERPVWPDPVDSARYAAFPSGHALTATVVCGLLLWLLRRRAVGPRVWRTAVAVAVVSVVGVGLTRVWLGVHWASDVVAGWLIGALVVAAAIALYDRYAPPVRPPAATGRAHSRR, translated from the coding sequence ATGGACTCCGCGCCTCCCCCGCCTCCCCCGCCGTCCCGCGCCGCCCGCGTGGCGGCGCTGCTCGCGCTCCCCTCGCTGCTGCTGCTCGTCCTGGTCTCCGCCGAGTGGCAGCCGCTGCTCACGCTGGACGGCGACATCGCGCGGACCACGCACCGCTGGGCGGTGGCCCACCGGGACCTCACCCACGCCGCCCGCGTCCTCACGGACTGGGTGTGGGACCCGTGGACGATGCGCGCCCTGTGCACGGCCGTCGTGCTGTGGCTCGCCGCGCAGCGGGCGTGGTGGCTCGCCCTGTGGCTCGCGGCGACCTGCCTGGTGGGCACGCTGCTGCAACAGGCCATGAAGGCGGCGGTCGGCCGGGAGCGTCCGGTCTGGCCGGACCCGGTGGACTCCGCGCGCTACGCGGCCTTCCCGTCCGGGCACGCACTGACCGCCACCGTCGTGTGCGGGCTGCTCCTGTGGCTGCTCCGCCGCCGCGCCGTGGGCCCCCGCGTGTGGCGCACCGCCGTCGCCGTGGCGGTGGTGTCCGTCGTCGGCGTCGGCCTCACCCGTGTGTGGCTGGGGGTCCACTGGGCCTCGGACGTCGTGGCGGGCTGGCTGATCGGCGCCCTGGTCGTCGCCGCGGCGATCGCCCTGTACGACCGCTACGCACCGCCCGTACGGCCCCCGGCGGCGACGGGACGGGCGCACAGCCGTCGGTGA